In Gordonia phthalatica, one genomic interval encodes:
- a CDS encoding class I SAM-dependent methyltransferase translates to MTSSPRPPRLLGDVDSADSERANRHWWDDEAADYHAEHGDFIGGTTPGGEFVWGPERLREADVHLLGDVAGRAVLEIGCGSAPCSRWLRAQGADVVGLDVSIGMLHHGIAAMAQDAAPVPLVQAGAEHLPFADASFDLACSSFGAVPFVADSARVMREVARVLRPGGRWVFSTNHPMRWMFLDDPGPDGLVVRMSYFSRTPYSEADDDGTVTYVEHHRTIGDRVREIVAAGLVLEDIVEPEWPDDLEDEWGQWSPLRGSYFPGTAVFVCHKPA, encoded by the coding sequence GTGACCTCCTCCCCTCGTCCTCCGCGCCTCCTCGGCGACGTCGACTCCGCCGACAGCGAGCGCGCCAACCGCCACTGGTGGGACGACGAAGCCGCCGACTACCACGCCGAGCACGGCGACTTCATCGGCGGAACCACGCCGGGCGGCGAGTTCGTGTGGGGTCCCGAACGCCTCCGAGAGGCCGACGTGCACCTGCTCGGTGACGTCGCCGGGCGCGCCGTCCTCGAGATCGGCTGCGGCTCCGCCCCGTGCTCACGGTGGCTCAGGGCCCAGGGCGCCGACGTGGTCGGACTCGACGTGTCGATCGGGATGCTCCACCACGGCATCGCGGCGATGGCACAGGACGCGGCACCGGTTCCACTCGTCCAGGCCGGCGCCGAGCACCTGCCGTTCGCCGACGCGTCGTTCGACCTCGCCTGCTCGTCATTCGGCGCGGTCCCGTTCGTCGCCGACTCGGCGCGCGTGATGCGGGAGGTGGCGCGCGTGCTGCGGCCCGGCGGCCGGTGGGTGTTCTCCACCAACCATCCGATGCGCTGGATGTTCCTCGACGACCCCGGCCCCGACGGCCTCGTGGTGCGGATGTCGTACTTCTCGCGGACCCCGTACTCGGAGGCCGACGACGACGGCACGGTCACCTATGTGGAGCACCACCGCACGATCGGCGATCGGGTGCGCGAGATCGTCGCCGCAGGTCTGGTGCTGGAGGACATCGTCGAACCGGAGTGGCCGGACGATCTGGAGGACGAATGGGGCCAGTGGTCTCCCCTGCGCGGCTCCTATTTCCCCGGCACCGCGGTCTTCGTGTGCCACAAGCCCGCATGA
- a CDS encoding TetR/AcrR family transcriptional regulator codes for MGHAEAVAPAQEPTVRPRAKHLGPERRRPQILDVALEIAAESGVSAVTIVAIAERMNVTRPVVYAGFPGRAEILQALIAREERYLGEALAVILRDRDVAAPESVFVEGFQSLLSAVQARPQGWRLLYGSPDADVMDLFGRGRRVVVERCSQLLAPTLASWGVDDAAAKLPVLVEFWVSAGESAVRTLLAQDPDTHVWSPDRLGAFVGQAVYRGLRHA; via the coding sequence ATGGGGCATGCCGAGGCGGTGGCGCCGGCGCAGGAACCGACGGTGCGGCCACGCGCCAAACACCTCGGACCGGAACGTCGCCGCCCGCAGATTCTCGACGTCGCGTTGGAGATCGCCGCGGAGTCCGGCGTCTCCGCGGTGACCATCGTCGCGATCGCCGAGCGCATGAACGTGACTCGTCCGGTTGTCTACGCGGGCTTTCCCGGCCGGGCTGAGATCCTCCAGGCGCTGATCGCCCGAGAAGAACGCTATCTGGGTGAGGCGCTCGCAGTGATCCTCCGTGACCGCGACGTGGCTGCCCCCGAGTCGGTCTTCGTCGAGGGCTTCCAATCCCTGTTGTCGGCGGTGCAGGCGCGACCGCAGGGATGGCGGCTTCTGTATGGCAGCCCCGATGCCGACGTCATGGATCTGTTCGGTCGCGGGCGACGGGTGGTCGTGGAGCGGTGCTCACAACTGCTCGCGCCGACCCTCGCCTCATGGGGAGTCGACGACGCCGCCGCGAAGTTGCCCGTCCTCGTCGAGTTCTGGGTGAGCGCGGGGGAGAGTGCGGTCCGGACCCTACTGGCGCAGGACCCTGACACTCATGTCTGGTCGCCGGATCGTCTCGGTGCCTTCGTCGGCCAAGCGGTCTATCGCGGACTCAGACACGCCTGA
- a CDS encoding oxygenase MpaB family protein, translating to MTTEARPQFHAPGRQIRSVDYGFFGPESPTWKVWTAPTALIGFQRAVTLEHFDPGLTAAVADLGGIYSDPLGRMDHTLAYFLIVAVGDSQMAVQASEHLTAVHAKSTGIDPITGRRYSANNPASQLWIHVTGWHSVLKCYEMYGPGPLAPEEEDRYWEECAIAAQLQTCKVSDVPRTRDEVRDYFDRVRPTLCVSERARRGMHYLLYTPSSRGGRLWLTSRLVAPAAIASLPRWMRELGGFELPIGVSAAYRPMVRAAVASIENNPAALVRVADHAVGPMTGGLYRQHVNASDPSFPAVVDVEDARSKYGRSAGPGVEADPVVGRTM from the coding sequence ATGACCACAGAAGCGCGTCCGCAGTTTCACGCGCCGGGTCGGCAGATCCGGTCTGTCGACTACGGATTCTTCGGTCCGGAGTCCCCGACGTGGAAGGTGTGGACGGCGCCGACCGCGTTGATCGGTTTCCAGCGCGCCGTCACTCTCGAGCATTTCGATCCCGGACTCACCGCGGCGGTCGCGGATCTGGGCGGCATATACTCCGACCCGCTCGGGCGGATGGACCACACGTTGGCGTACTTTCTGATCGTCGCCGTCGGTGACAGTCAGATGGCGGTCCAGGCGTCGGAGCACCTGACAGCGGTTCACGCGAAGTCCACGGGCATCGACCCGATCACCGGTCGCCGCTACAGCGCGAACAATCCGGCGTCGCAGCTCTGGATCCACGTGACGGGTTGGCACTCGGTGCTCAAGTGCTACGAGATGTACGGGCCGGGACCGCTCGCGCCCGAGGAAGAGGACCGCTACTGGGAGGAGTGCGCCATTGCAGCGCAGCTGCAGACGTGCAAGGTCTCCGACGTCCCGCGCACGCGTGATGAGGTGCGAGACTATTTCGATCGCGTCCGGCCCACACTGTGTGTCTCTGAGCGTGCTCGCCGCGGCATGCACTATCTGCTGTACACACCGAGCTCGCGGGGCGGGAGACTCTGGCTCACCTCGCGTCTGGTGGCACCCGCCGCCATCGCAAGCCTGCCGCGGTGGATGCGTGAACTGGGCGGGTTCGAACTGCCGATCGGCGTCTCCGCCGCCTACCGGCCGATGGTTCGAGCTGCGGTCGCGTCCATCGAGAACAACCCAGCGGCGCTCGTCCGAGTGGCGGACCACGCGGTCGGCCCGATGACCGGTGGGCTCTACCGCCAGCACGTCAATGCCTCGGACCCCTCGTTTCCGGCTGTCGTCGACGTCGAGGATGCGCGGTCGAAGTACGGTCGGTCCGCCGGACCTGGAGTAGAGGCCGACCCCGTGGTCGGTCGTACGATGTGA
- a CDS encoding DUF1990 family protein translates to MDTPRAEVLDCRRMDRLDRAAFTYDAVGASLDRAVPSGFHRLHRSGPLDVPFAVAREALFAWQVQLRSGVRVRASSPRVAPGVVAEVSIGLGRLRMRAPVRVVAVIDEPRVAAFAYGTLPGHPEAGEECFRVSVDDDGLVRFTLDGFSRPGSLLTKLGAPVAAAVQSRITDRYLLSLCAST, encoded by the coding sequence ATGGACACCCCACGCGCGGAGGTCCTCGATTGCCGAAGAATGGATCGGCTCGACCGAGCCGCGTTCACCTACGACGCCGTCGGCGCGAGCCTCGACCGTGCCGTCCCGAGCGGATTCCACCGGCTGCATCGCAGCGGACCGCTCGACGTCCCGTTCGCCGTCGCACGGGAGGCACTGTTCGCGTGGCAGGTGCAGCTCCGCTCCGGGGTGCGCGTGCGCGCTTCGTCGCCGCGGGTGGCACCGGGCGTCGTCGCCGAGGTGTCGATCGGTCTCGGCCGCCTGCGGATGCGAGCGCCGGTTCGCGTCGTCGCGGTGATCGACGAGCCGCGAGTGGCCGCCTTCGCTTACGGAACACTCCCCGGCCATCCCGAGGCCGGCGAGGAGTGCTTCCGGGTATCGGTCGACGACGACGGGCTGGTCCGCTTCACGCTCGACGGCTTCTCGCGCCCGGGGTCACTTCTGACCAAGCTGGGCGCGCCGGTGGCCGCGGCGGTCCAGTCCCGAATTACCGATCGGTACCTGTTGTCCCTGTGTGCGAGCACGTAG
- a CDS encoding DUF2277 domain-containing protein, with translation MCRNITELRGLEPAATEDEIEAAALQYIRKVSGIRKPSAANREAIDRAVAAVTAATRELLSELPARRQPPQTVPPLRRPEVQARIAAREAAASAAAR, from the coding sequence ATGTGCCGCAACATCACAGAACTGCGCGGCCTCGAGCCGGCAGCAACCGAAGACGAGATCGAAGCCGCTGCGCTTCAGTACATCCGCAAGGTGTCCGGAATCCGGAAGCCGAGCGCTGCGAACCGCGAGGCGATCGATCGGGCCGTCGCCGCGGTGACGGCCGCGACGCGCGAACTCCTCAGCGAACTCCCCGCGCGGAGGCAGCCGCCCCAGACCGTGCCGCCTCTCCGCAGACCGGAGGTCCAGGCGCGGATCGCGGCGCGAGAAGCCGCCGCGAGCGCTGCCGCCCGCTGA
- a CDS encoding amino acid ABC transporter ATP-binding protein, whose amino-acid sequence MVVAEQVCKNFGALQVLKGVSLEVERGEVTCLIGPSGSGKSTFLRCVNHLEKVNAGRLLVDGDLIGYRERGGKLYEMSPRDAARQRRDIGMVFQHFNLFPHRTALENIIEAPVLVGGKSKSEATERAYDLLEQVGLRAKADAYPAQLSGGQQQRVAIARALAMDPKLMLFDEPTSALDPELVGDVLAVMRTLASEGMTMVVVTHEMGFAREVADQLVFIDGGVVVEKGDPHEVLGNPQQARTKEFLSKLL is encoded by the coding sequence ATGGTCGTCGCCGAGCAGGTCTGCAAGAACTTCGGCGCGCTGCAGGTGCTCAAGGGCGTGTCCCTGGAGGTGGAGCGCGGCGAGGTCACCTGTCTGATCGGCCCGTCGGGATCCGGCAAGTCGACCTTCCTCCGCTGCGTCAACCATTTGGAGAAGGTGAACGCCGGCCGTCTCCTGGTCGACGGCGACCTGATCGGTTACCGCGAGCGCGGCGGCAAGCTCTACGAGATGAGCCCGCGCGACGCGGCACGGCAGCGCCGCGACATCGGCATGGTGTTCCAGCACTTCAACCTGTTCCCGCACCGCACCGCCCTGGAGAACATCATCGAGGCCCCGGTCCTGGTCGGCGGGAAGTCGAAGTCGGAGGCGACCGAACGCGCCTACGACCTCCTCGAGCAGGTGGGGCTGCGCGCCAAGGCCGACGCCTATCCGGCGCAGTTGTCGGGCGGGCAGCAGCAGCGTGTCGCCATCGCCCGCGCGCTCGCCATGGATCCCAAGCTGATGCTGTTCGACGAGCCCACCTCGGCGCTCGACCCGGAACTCGTCGGCGACGTCCTCGCCGTGATGCGGACGCTCGCGTCCGAGGGCATGACGATGGTCGTCGTGACCCACGAAATGGGCTTCGCCCGCGAGGTCGCCGACCAGCTGGTCTTCATTGACGGCGGCGTCGTCGTCGAGAAGGGCGACCCCCACGAGGTCCTCGGCAATCCTCAGCAGGCTCGGACCAAGGAGTTCCTCTCCAAGCTGCTGTGA
- a CDS encoding amino acid ABC transporter permease, producing the protein MTVTDNRTSDDPIGPAPIKAVPLKHPGQWVAGAVILILVGLFVYGAATNDAYRWDTYFKYLFEERILSGVGYTLALTVLAMVFGVVLGVIVAVMRMSPNKVLSATAWVYLWVFRGTPVYVQLVLWGLVGSIYPIVDLGVPFGPTFVEIDIQQLSLEYVFVLAVVGLALNEAAYMAEIVRAGISSVGEGQMEASVALGMSWGQTMRRTVLPQAMRVIIPPTGNEVISMLKTTSLVLAVPFSLELYGRSRDISGVNFQPIPMLLVASTWYLAVTSVLMVGQHFLEKHYAKGASRQLTDGQLEALAAAGKTIVEEGK; encoded by the coding sequence ATGACAGTCACCGACAACCGTACGAGCGACGACCCGATCGGGCCCGCGCCCATCAAAGCGGTCCCGCTGAAGCACCCCGGACAGTGGGTGGCCGGTGCCGTCATCCTGATCCTGGTCGGGCTGTTCGTCTACGGCGCAGCGACCAACGACGCGTACCGCTGGGACACCTACTTCAAGTACCTGTTCGAGGAACGGATCCTCTCCGGCGTCGGCTACACCCTCGCCCTCACCGTGCTCGCCATGGTCTTCGGCGTGGTGCTCGGTGTGATCGTCGCGGTGATGCGCATGTCGCCGAACAAGGTGCTCAGCGCCACCGCATGGGTGTACCTCTGGGTGTTCCGCGGCACCCCGGTCTATGTCCAGTTGGTGCTGTGGGGCCTCGTCGGGTCCATCTACCCGATCGTCGATCTGGGCGTCCCGTTCGGACCCACGTTCGTCGAGATCGACATCCAGCAGCTCAGCCTCGAGTACGTCTTCGTGCTCGCGGTGGTCGGACTCGCGCTCAACGAGGCGGCGTACATGGCGGAGATCGTGCGCGCAGGCATCTCGTCGGTCGGCGAGGGGCAGATGGAGGCGTCGGTCGCGCTCGGCATGTCGTGGGGACAGACCATGCGCCGGACCGTTCTGCCGCAGGCCATGCGCGTGATCATCCCGCCGACCGGCAATGAGGTCATCAGCATGCTGAAGACCACCAGCCTCGTGCTCGCAGTGCCGTTCAGCCTCGAGCTGTACGGCCGGTCGCGCGACATCTCCGGCGTCAACTTCCAGCCCATCCCGATGCTTCTGGTCGCGTCCACCTGGTACCTGGCGGTCACGTCGGTGCTGATGGTGGGGCAGCACTTCCTGGAGAAGCACTACGCGAAGGGCGCTTCGCGCCAGCTCACCGACGGCCAGCTGGAAGCGCTCGCCGCGGCGGGCAAGACGATTGTGGAGGAGGGCAAGTGA
- a CDS encoding ABC transporter substrate-binding protein, with the protein MRVRSLRARVLPVLVTALVATGALTSCVVDESALDTKPLKVTIAVQPEIAALLPAAIKASGRLRIGTNTPYQPNEFKNRDGEIIGFDVDLVDAAAQVLGLRTEYNEADFDKIIPAIQSGTFDMGMSSFTDSLEREKEVDFVDYFSAGVQWAAKAGRDLNPDNACGLRVGVQSTTVEDTDEVPAKSAACVKAGKAPIIKVKFDTQDQAVNAALLGQVDAVSADSPVTAYAVKKTEGQLQLVGPTYDAAPYGLPVLKGSSLAAAMQKAVQYLMDHGQYEQISRHWGVEAGMITRAEINGAKE; encoded by the coding sequence ATGCGAGTGCGATCGCTGCGCGCCCGAGTGCTGCCGGTGCTGGTGACCGCTCTGGTTGCGACTGGGGCACTGACCAGTTGCGTGGTCGACGAGTCGGCGCTCGACACCAAGCCGTTGAAGGTGACGATCGCGGTGCAGCCCGAGATCGCCGCGTTGCTTCCGGCGGCGATCAAGGCGTCGGGCCGGCTGCGGATCGGCACTAACACCCCGTATCAGCCCAACGAGTTCAAGAACCGCGACGGCGAGATCATCGGCTTCGACGTCGACCTGGTCGACGCCGCCGCGCAGGTGTTGGGACTCCGGACCGAGTACAACGAGGCCGACTTCGACAAGATCATCCCGGCCATCCAGTCGGGCACCTTCGACATGGGCATGTCGTCGTTCACGGACTCCCTGGAACGCGAGAAGGAGGTCGACTTCGTCGACTACTTCAGCGCGGGCGTCCAGTGGGCGGCCAAGGCGGGTCGCGACCTCAATCCCGACAACGCCTGCGGTCTCCGCGTCGGCGTGCAGTCGACCACCGTCGAGGACACCGACGAGGTGCCGGCGAAGAGCGCGGCGTGTGTGAAGGCGGGCAAGGCCCCGATCATCAAGGTCAAGTTCGACACGCAGGACCAGGCCGTCAACGCGGCCCTTCTCGGACAGGTGGATGCGGTCTCCGCTGACTCGCCGGTCACCGCGTACGCGGTCAAGAAGACCGAGGGGCAGTTGCAACTCGTCGGGCCCACGTACGACGCGGCGCCCTACGGACTGCCCGTCCTCAAGGGATCGTCTTTGGCAGCCGCCATGCAGAAGGCGGTGCAGTACCTGATGGACCACGGGCAGTACGAGCAGATCTCCAGGCACTGGGGAGTGGAGGCGGGCATGATCACGCGCGCAGAGATCAACGGGGCGAAGGAATGA
- a CDS encoding isocitrate/isopropylmalate dehydrogenase family protein, with the protein MGDTIQVAVLAGDGVGPEVVPVAIDVATRALAAQGITLAPTTLPFGATAIASHGQAVPAETLEALEEIGLWVVGPHDSASYPPELRNPPPGATLRKQFGLYANLRPARAHGGVPAVAPDIDVLVVRENSEGLYADRNMTIGSGEFMPTPDVAMAVGVITRAASERIAVEAFDAARRRRGHVTIVHKANVLRLTTGLFRDVCRDVAQRYPDVRVDEQHVDAMAALLVRRPADFDVIVTENLFGDILSDLAGELSGSLGLAPSINTSATQGMAQAVHGAAPDIAGSGTANPVAMIGSVAMLLRWHGLRTGDERVEAAADAIDGAVAHVLADGVATGDLGGDATTADFGTAITEHLR; encoded by the coding sequence ATGGGCGACACGATCCAGGTCGCGGTTCTCGCCGGCGACGGAGTGGGACCCGAGGTGGTGCCGGTCGCGATCGACGTCGCGACCCGCGCGCTCGCCGCACAGGGCATCACGCTGGCGCCGACCACGCTGCCGTTCGGCGCGACGGCGATCGCTTCGCACGGGCAGGCGGTCCCCGCCGAGACGCTCGAAGCCCTCGAAGAGATCGGCCTGTGGGTCGTCGGTCCGCACGACAGCGCGTCGTACCCGCCCGAGCTCCGCAACCCGCCGCCCGGGGCGACGCTGCGCAAGCAGTTCGGCCTGTACGCCAACCTGCGACCGGCGCGGGCGCACGGCGGGGTGCCCGCCGTCGCCCCCGACATCGATGTCCTCGTGGTTCGGGAGAACAGCGAGGGCCTGTACGCCGACCGGAACATGACGATCGGCAGCGGCGAGTTCATGCCCACGCCCGATGTCGCGATGGCGGTCGGCGTCATCACCCGGGCCGCCTCCGAGCGGATCGCGGTGGAGGCCTTCGACGCGGCTCGCCGACGCCGCGGGCACGTGACGATCGTGCACAAGGCCAACGTCCTGCGCTTGACGACCGGGCTGTTCCGTGACGTGTGCCGGGACGTCGCCCAGCGCTACCCGGATGTGCGGGTGGACGAGCAGCACGTGGACGCGATGGCTGCGCTGCTGGTGCGGCGTCCCGCCGACTTCGACGTGATCGTCACCGAGAACCTGTTCGGCGACATTCTCTCCGACCTGGCCGGCGAGCTCTCCGGATCCTTGGGGCTGGCGCCGTCGATCAACACCTCCGCGACGCAGGGGATGGCGCAGGCCGTCCACGGCGCCGCCCCTGACATCGCCGGGAGCGGCACGGCGAATCCGGTCGCGATGATCGGTTCGGTCGCGATGCTGCTGCGGTGGCACGGTCTCCGGACCGGTGACGAGCGCGTCGAAGCCGCCGCCGACGCCATCGACGGCGCCGTCGCCCATGTCCTCGCCGACGGTGTCGCGACCGGGGATCTCGGCGGCGACGCGACCACCGCGGATTTCGGCACCGCGATCACCGAACACCTGCGCTGA
- the polA gene encoding DNA polymerase I gives MLLDGHSLAYRAFFALPAENFKTNTGQSTNAVYGFTSMLINLLRDEEPTHIAAAFDVSRKTFRSEMFPEYKAQRDKSPDEFRGQVDLTKDVLEAMGIQVMAVEGFEADDIIATLATQADAAGYRVLVVTGDRDSLQLVNENITVLYPKTGVSVLTRFTPEAVEEKYGLTPQQYPDFAALRGDKSDNLPGIPGVGDKTATKWIVQYGSLQSLVDHVDEVKGKVGDSLRANLASVLMNRELTEMIRTMELPAGPDDLALHAWDRERIHKLFDDLEFKVLRDRLFSTLTSVEPEADAGFDITATRLGAGEVADWLAAHTASGRSGLAVTAPHQVVGSDVEALAIAGADGEAAYLDPVALTVDDDAALADWLADESRPKAVHDVKWAIHALRGRGWTLAGVTSDTALAAYLLRPAQRSFNLDDLALRYLSRELKAEDSGPGDGQLSLLDDDADAQKAAEQLMLSAAAVAELADTLDTELERIDSAPLLREMELPLAFVLADLEASGIAVDVEHLDELERQFAQRVRDAAEAAYEVIGEQVNLGSPKQLQAVLFDKLDMPKTKKTKTGYTTDADALTSLYEKTEHPFLKHLLEHRDATRLRVTVEGLQKTIADDQRIHTTFNQTVAATGRLSSTEPNLQNIPVRTEAGRQIRHAFVVAPNPVAIGGGNVEFESLMTVDYSQIEMRIMAHLSEDEGLIEAFNAGEDLHSFVGSRAFGVPIDQVDAQMRSRVKAMSYGLAYGLSAYGLAAQLGIGREEAKQQMEQYFDRFGGVRDYLHHVVEEARRNEYTATLFGRRRYLPDLNSDNFQRRQSAERMALNAPIQGTAADIIKVAMINVQKRIVAEQLRSRMLLQVHDELVLEVATGERDAVEALVREEMGGAIELSVPLEVSVGYGRSWDDAAH, from the coding sequence ATGCTTCTCGACGGTCACTCGCTGGCCTATCGTGCGTTCTTCGCACTGCCCGCCGAGAACTTCAAGACGAACACCGGCCAGAGCACCAACGCCGTGTACGGCTTCACGTCGATGCTGATCAACCTGCTCCGCGACGAGGAGCCGACACACATCGCAGCGGCCTTCGACGTCTCGCGCAAGACCTTCCGTTCGGAGATGTTCCCCGAGTACAAGGCGCAGCGCGACAAGTCGCCCGACGAGTTCCGCGGCCAGGTGGACCTCACCAAGGACGTCCTCGAAGCGATGGGTATTCAGGTGATGGCGGTGGAGGGCTTCGAAGCCGACGACATCATCGCCACGCTCGCCACCCAGGCGGATGCCGCGGGGTACCGCGTCCTGGTGGTGACCGGCGACCGCGACTCGCTGCAGCTGGTGAACGAGAACATCACGGTCCTGTACCCGAAGACCGGTGTGTCGGTGCTGACCCGATTCACCCCCGAGGCCGTCGAGGAGAAGTACGGGCTCACGCCGCAGCAGTACCCCGACTTCGCCGCACTGCGCGGCGACAAGAGCGACAACCTGCCCGGCATTCCCGGGGTCGGCGACAAGACGGCGACCAAGTGGATCGTCCAGTACGGCTCGCTGCAGTCGCTCGTCGATCACGTCGACGAGGTGAAGGGGAAGGTCGGCGACTCGCTGCGCGCCAACCTCGCCTCGGTGCTGATGAACCGCGAGCTCACCGAGATGATCCGCACCATGGAGCTGCCGGCCGGGCCGGACGACCTCGCGCTGCACGCCTGGGACCGGGAGCGCATCCACAAGCTCTTCGACGACCTCGAGTTCAAGGTCCTCCGCGACCGACTGTTCTCCACCCTCACCTCCGTGGAGCCCGAAGCGGACGCGGGATTCGACATCACCGCCACCCGGCTCGGCGCCGGGGAGGTCGCCGACTGGCTGGCCGCGCACACGGCGTCGGGCCGCAGCGGCCTGGCGGTCACCGCGCCGCACCAGGTGGTCGGCAGCGATGTCGAAGCGCTGGCGATCGCCGGCGCCGACGGCGAGGCCGCCTACCTCGACCCGGTGGCGTTGACGGTGGACGACGATGCGGCGCTGGCCGACTGGCTCGCCGATGAGAGCCGGCCGAAGGCTGTCCACGACGTGAAGTGGGCGATCCACGCGCTCCGCGGTCGCGGCTGGACCCTCGCGGGAGTCACCTCGGACACCGCGCTCGCCGCCTATCTGCTGCGTCCGGCGCAGCGGTCGTTCAACCTCGACGATCTCGCTCTGCGGTACCTGAGTCGTGAGCTCAAGGCGGAGGACTCGGGACCGGGCGACGGCCAGCTGTCGCTGCTCGACGACGACGCCGACGCGCAGAAGGCCGCCGAGCAGCTCATGCTGTCGGCGGCGGCCGTCGCCGAACTGGCGGACACCCTCGACACCGAACTCGAACGCATCGACTCCGCGCCGCTGCTCCGCGAAATGGAGCTGCCCCTCGCGTTCGTGCTGGCCGATCTGGAGGCGTCGGGCATCGCCGTCGACGTCGAGCATCTCGACGAGTTGGAGAGGCAGTTCGCGCAGCGCGTCCGCGACGCCGCCGAGGCCGCGTACGAGGTGATCGGCGAACAGGTGAACCTCGGTTCGCCGAAGCAGTTGCAGGCGGTCCTCTTCGACAAGCTCGACATGCCGAAGACCAAGAAGACCAAGACCGGTTACACCACCGACGCCGACGCACTCACCTCCCTGTACGAGAAGACCGAGCACCCGTTCCTCAAGCACCTCCTGGAGCACCGGGACGCCACCCGACTGCGCGTGACGGTGGAGGGCCTGCAGAAGACGATCGCCGACGACCAGCGGATCCACACCACGTTCAACCAGACTGTCGCCGCCACCGGCCGGCTCTCGTCGACCGAACCGAACCTGCAGAACATCCCGGTCCGCACCGAGGCGGGTCGCCAGATCCGCCACGCCTTTGTCGTGGCGCCGAATCCGGTCGCGATCGGCGGCGGGAACGTCGAGTTCGAGAGCCTGATGACCGTCGACTACTCGCAGATCGAGATGCGCATCATGGCGCACCTGTCCGAGGACGAGGGCCTGATCGAGGCGTTCAACGCGGGGGAGGACCTGCACAGCTTCGTCGGTTCGCGTGCCTTCGGCGTCCCGATCGATCAGGTGGACGCGCAGATGCGGTCGCGGGTCAAGGCGATGTCGTACGGACTGGCCTACGGCCTGTCCGCCTACGGTCTGGCCGCACAGCTCGGCATCGGCCGCGAAGAGGCCAAACAGCAGATGGAGCAGTACTTCGACCGGTTCGGCGGCGTTCGCGACTACCTGCACCACGTGGTGGAGGAGGCCCGGCGCAACGAGTACACGGCGACCCTGTTCGGCCGACGCCGCTACCTGCCCGACCTGAACTCCGACAACTTCCAGCGTCGGCAGTCCGCGGAACGGATGGCGCTGAACGCGCCGATCCAGGGCACCGCCGCCGACATCATCAAGGTCGCGATGATCAACGTGCAGAAGCGGATCGTCGCCGAACAGCTGCGCTCGCGCATGCTGCTGCAGGTCCACGACGAACTGGTCCTGGAGGTGGCGACCGGTGAGCGTGACGCCGTCGAGGCCCTCGTCCGCGAGGAGATGGGCGGCGCCATCGAGTTGTCGGTGCCGCTCGAGGTCTCGGTCGGTTACGGCCGCAGCTGGGACGACGCGGCGCACTGA
- a CDS encoding ANTAR domain-containing response regulator: protein MSETGGTVRPASRVVVAEDDSLIRMDLIEMLRDEGYDVVGEAPNGQVAVDLAESLHPDLVIMDVKMPVRDGIDAASEIARKRIAPVVMLTAFSQREFVERARDAGAMAYIVKPFTQADLVPAIELALSRYRELKVLEAEIADLSGRFEARKLIDRAKGLLMDKRAMTEPEAFRWIQQNAMDKRVTMKAVAEIVVETLGATQ, encoded by the coding sequence ATGAGTGAGACAGGCGGAACCGTCCGACCGGCGAGCCGGGTGGTGGTGGCCGAGGACGACTCGCTGATCCGCATGGACCTCATCGAGATGCTGCGTGACGAGGGCTACGACGTCGTCGGCGAGGCACCGAACGGACAGGTGGCCGTCGACCTCGCCGAATCCCTGCATCCCGATCTGGTGATCATGGATGTCAAGATGCCCGTGCGCGACGGGATCGACGCGGCCAGCGAGATCGCCCGCAAACGCATCGCACCCGTCGTGATGCTGACCGCGTTCAGTCAGCGGGAGTTCGTCGAACGCGCCCGCGACGCCGGTGCCATGGCCTACATAGTCAAGCCCTTCACCCAGGCCGACCTGGTGCCCGCCATCGAACTGGCACTGAGTCGCTACCGCGAACTGAAGGTCCTCGAAGCCGAGATCGCCGACCTCTCCGGTCGGTTCGAGGCGCGCAAGCTCATCGACCGCGCCAAGGGGCTGCTCATGGACAAGCGCGCCATGACCGAGCCCGAAGCGTTCCGCTGGATCCAGCAGAACGCCATGGACAAGCGCGTCACGATGAAGGCCGTCGCCGAGATCGTCGTCGAGACCCTGGGCGCCACGCAGTAA